One stretch of Acidobacteriota bacterium DNA includes these proteins:
- a CDS encoding metal ABC transporter permease, which produces MNMFELMGAPFVECLVLVAIHTYLGIHVLKRRVIFVDLALAQIAALGTTVGFLFGIMPDTTGALLFSMAFTFIGAAVFTVTRFRHERVPQEAIIGLSYAVSCAVAILVIEKTRGAEHLKDILVGNLLWATWADVLLAAVVYLVIGGIHFLCRKQFLQISDDPEKALALGLRVRLWDFLFYLTFGVVITVSTRVAGVLLVFVFLVAPAILAFSLTQRVGLQLLIGWGTGTLVTTVGLYLSWYMDLPSGPAVIAFYGVALALAGVVIYLVRAEDRKRAWRSFAAGLGVVALLGLGVWAAGRWIADSRIAVSDEARQVEEDINRDESDAAARHEIEADEQGRVLLERVGRFVDAGRISDYRKLPGPEERMAYVRKALAADRRQGLESLLVAFADDDLGLFYKEECSELLHQALGRRFRYNPEAPWAENTEAMERLGKYIQGLPRPGKTTGKK; this is translated from the coding sequence ATGAACATGTTCGAACTGATGGGCGCCCCCTTCGTCGAGTGCCTGGTCCTGGTGGCGATCCACACCTACCTGGGCATCCACGTCCTCAAGCGCCGGGTGATCTTCGTGGACCTGGCCCTGGCCCAGATCGCCGCCCTGGGCACCACCGTCGGTTTCCTCTTCGGCATCATGCCCGACACCACCGGCGCCCTGCTGTTCTCCATGGCCTTCACCTTCATCGGCGCGGCGGTCTTCACCGTGACCCGCTTCCGGCACGAGCGGGTCCCCCAGGAAGCGATCATCGGGCTCAGCTACGCCGTCTCCTGCGCCGTCGCCATCCTGGTGATCGAAAAGACCCGGGGGGCGGAGCACCTCAAGGACATCCTGGTGGGCAACCTCCTGTGGGCCACGTGGGCCGACGTCCTCCTGGCGGCGGTGGTCTACCTCGTGATCGGCGGCATTCACTTCCTATGCCGGAAACAGTTCCTCCAGATCTCCGACGACCCGGAGAAGGCCCTGGCCCTGGGGCTTCGCGTCCGGCTCTGGGACTTCCTCTTCTACCTCACCTTCGGGGTCGTGATCACGGTATCGACCCGCGTCGCCGGCGTGCTCCTGGTGTTCGTCTTCCTGGTGGCCCCGGCAATCCTGGCCTTCTCCCTGACCCAGCGCGTCGGCCTGCAGCTGCTCATCGGGTGGGGGACGGGGACCCTGGTCACCACCGTCGGCCTGTACCTTTCGTGGTACATGGACCTGCCCAGCGGCCCCGCCGTGATCGCGTTCTACGGCGTGGCCCTGGCCCTGGCGGGCGTGGTGATCTACCTGGTGCGTGCGGAGGACCGCAAGCGGGCCTGGCGGTCCTTCGCCGCCGGGCTCGGCGTCGTGGCGCTTCTCGGCCTGGGGGTTTGGGCCGCCGGCAGGTGGATCGCCGATTCCCGCATCGCCGTGAGCGACGAGGCCCGGCAGGTGGAGGAGGACATCAACAGGGACGAGTCGGACGCGGCCGCGCGACACGAGATAGAGGCGGACGAGCAGGGCCGGGTACTCCTGGAGCGGGTCGGCCGTTTCGTGGATGCCGGCCGGATCTCCGATTACCGCAAGCTTCCCGGGCCCGAGGAACGGATGGCGTACGTCCGCAAGGCGCTGGCCGCCGACCGGCGCCAGGGTCTCGAGAGCCTGCTCGTCGCCTTCGCCGACGACGACCTGGGGCTTTTCTACAAGGAAGAGTGCAGCGAGTTGCTCCACCAGGCCCTCGGGCGGCGGTTCCGGTACAACCCCGAAGCGCCCTGGGCGGAGAACACCGAGGCGATGGAACGTCTGGGCAAATATATCCAGGGTCTTCCCCGCCCCGGTAAAACGACGGGGAAGAAGTGA
- a CDS encoding zinc ABC transporter substrate-binding protein, protein MRNQSIIVALLCALFFCVSAAARTPDGKLRVVVTYSAYHSIAEAVGGDKVVVSHIVEGNQDPHIVRPKPSLAVMLKSADVYVATGLDLEMWSPALVDMSGNPSIRSGQKGYVSASAGLCLAEQPVTVSRAEGDVHIYGNPHIHTSPLNGKIIAENICVGFKRNAPEHAAYFDQNLKRFIDEVDRRTFGPELVKLLGGKLLTDLAQKGKLVPFLAGKQYHGQPLLGRLGGWMKEAEPLRGLKIVAYHKNITYFAELFGIDIVDYLEPKPGIPPTPGHITTVIEKMRAQNIRIMWAENYFDIGQVNKVAERVGAVPVVVALAPGGQPGMNTFFDQFDIWIQSLKKAVQETARKGQLFR, encoded by the coding sequence ATGAGAAACCAGTCGATAATCGTCGCCCTTCTCTGCGCCCTGTTCTTCTGTGTCAGCGCCGCCGCCCGCACGCCGGACGGCAAACTCCGGGTGGTGGTCACCTACTCGGCCTACCACTCCATCGCGGAAGCCGTCGGCGGGGACAAGGTCGTGGTCTCCCACATCGTCGAGGGGAACCAGGACCCCCACATCGTCCGCCCCAAGCCCAGCCTGGCGGTGATGCTCAAGTCCGCGGACGTCTACGTGGCCACCGGCCTGGACCTGGAGATGTGGTCCCCGGCGCTGGTGGACATGTCGGGCAACCCCAGCATCCGGAGCGGCCAGAAGGGCTACGTCTCCGCCAGCGCCGGCCTCTGCCTGGCGGAACAGCCCGTCACCGTCTCCCGGGCGGAAGGGGACGTTCACATCTACGGCAACCCGCACATCCACACCAGCCCCCTCAACGGCAAGATCATCGCGGAGAACATCTGCGTCGGTTTCAAGCGCAACGCCCCCGAGCACGCCGCCTACTTCGACCAGAACCTGAAGCGCTTCATCGACGAGGTGGACCGGCGGACCTTCGGGCCCGAGCTGGTCAAGCTTCTGGGGGGCAAGCTCCTCACCGACCTGGCCCAGAAAGGGAAGCTGGTCCCCTTCCTGGCCGGGAAGCAGTACCACGGGCAGCCCCTCCTGGGGCGCCTGGGGGGCTGGATGAAGGAAGCCGAGCCCCTGCGCGGCCTCAAAATCGTGGCCTACCACAAGAACATCACCTACTTCGCGGAGCTGTTCGGGATCGACATCGTCGACTACCTCGAACCCAAACCGGGCATCCCGCCCACCCCGGGGCACATCACCACGGTGATCGAGAAGATGCGGGCCCAGAACATCCGGATCATGTGGGCCGAGAACTACTTCGACATCGGCCAGGTCAATAAGGTCGCGGAGCGCGTCGGGGCGGTCCCCGTGGTCGTCGCCCTGGCCCCCGGCGGCCAGCCCGGCATGAACACCTTCTTCGACCAGTTCGACATCTGGATCCAGAGTCTCAAGAAGGCCGTGCAGGAAACCGCCCGCAAAGGGCAGCTCTTCCGCTGA